One genomic segment of Nocardioides cavernaquae includes these proteins:
- the ruvC gene encoding crossover junction endodeoxyribonuclease RuvC, protein METTVRVLGIDPGLTRCGMGVVDGSIGRPLSLVDVGVLRTTSSLPVWERLVTIEKGVDAWLDEHQPDAVAIERIFARSDVSTIMGTAQAAGIAMVCAARRGVPVALHTPSEVKAAVSGNGRADKAQVGLMVTRLLRLDAMPKPADAADALALAITHIWRGGAQNRLEAAVAAQALKVGAHK, encoded by the coding sequence ATGGAGACGACAGTGCGTGTGCTCGGGATCGACCCCGGCCTGACCCGCTGCGGCATGGGCGTGGTTGACGGCTCGATCGGCCGGCCGTTGTCGCTGGTCGATGTCGGTGTCCTGCGGACCACGTCGAGCCTGCCCGTCTGGGAGCGCCTGGTCACCATCGAGAAGGGCGTCGACGCCTGGCTCGACGAGCACCAGCCCGACGCCGTCGCCATCGAGCGGATCTTCGCCCGGTCCGACGTCAGCACGATCATGGGCACCGCGCAGGCGGCCGGCATTGCCATGGTCTGCGCCGCGCGCCGCGGCGTACCCGTCGCGCTGCACACGCCCTCCGAGGTCAAGGCGGCCGTCTCCGGCAACGGTCGCGCGGACAAGGCGCAGGTGGGCCTGATGGTCACCCGGCTGCTCCGCCTCGATGCCATGCCCAAGCCGGCGGACGCGGCCGACGCGCTCGCCCTGGCCATCACCCACATCTGGCGCGGTGGCGCACAGAACCGTCTGGAGGCGGCCGTCGCCGCCCAGGCCCTGAAGGTCGGAGCACACAAGTGA
- a CDS encoding TetR/AcrR family transcriptional regulator codes for MTDSSRETPPVDGRSVRWEQHKRERRAKIIQAAIEVTEEHPPATDIHVHLIARRAGIGRPAVYRHFEDRADLDRAVQKRALEMLYEAVAEPDAFDGSVHEVIHRAIRRYVEWAHAHRALHRLAVRELPGRIDNPLRNAIRGMSVGMRPVLLSGAEAIGAALDEDDEATVDLIVFGTASQIVSAVRLWLARGDDRKPAPEALATRLAEVLWYQLDGMARKRGAVLDPALPFSEIVARLDGQVFGTGAGAESPEN; via the coding sequence GTGACTGATTCCTCCCGTGAGACGCCGCCGGTCGACGGCCGCAGCGTGCGCTGGGAGCAGCACAAGCGTGAGCGTCGGGCCAAGATCATCCAGGCCGCGATCGAGGTCACCGAGGAGCATCCGCCGGCCACGGACATCCACGTCCACCTGATCGCACGCCGTGCGGGCATCGGGCGCCCCGCGGTCTACCGCCACTTCGAGGATCGCGCCGACCTGGATCGCGCCGTGCAGAAGCGTGCACTCGAGATGCTCTACGAAGCAGTCGCGGAGCCGGACGCCTTCGACGGCTCCGTGCACGAGGTCATCCACCGCGCGATCCGCCGCTACGTCGAGTGGGCCCACGCCCACCGCGCGCTGCACCGGCTCGCCGTCCGCGAGCTTCCGGGCCGCATCGACAACCCCCTGCGCAACGCGATCCGGGGCATGTCCGTGGGCATGCGGCCGGTCCTTCTCAGCGGGGCCGAGGCCATCGGCGCTGCCCTCGACGAGGACGACGAGGCGACCGTGGACCTGATCGTCTTCGGCACCGCGTCGCAGATCGTGTCGGCCGTGCGGCTCTGGCTCGCGCGTGGCGACGACCGGAAGCCGGCGCCGGAGGCACTGGCCACGCGACTGGCCGAGGTGCTCTGGTATCAACTCGACGGGATGGCCCGCAAGCGGGGCGCTGTCCTCGATCCCGCTCTGCCGTTCTCGGAGATCGTGGCCCGCCTCGACGGTCAGGTCTTCGGGACCGGTGCAGGCGCGGAGTCACCCGAAAACTAG
- the pgsA gene encoding phosphatidylinositol phosphate synthase, which yields MLERFRGLFTAIFTPVARLLLRLGVSPDAVTFVGTLGVVAGALVFFPQGMLLTGVLVITAFVFSDLLDGTMARLSGRTSKFGAFLDSTLDRVGDGAIFGGLVLYFAGPGDDTLYTALSLVCLVMGSVTSYARSRAETLGFDAKVGIAERADRLVAILVATGLSGLLDLPILLHVTLWVLAAASTITVGQRIWAVRTQALAA from the coding sequence ATGCTTGAACGATTCCGCGGCCTCTTCACGGCCATCTTCACCCCAGTTGCCCGGCTCCTGCTCCGCCTCGGGGTCAGCCCGGACGCAGTCACCTTCGTCGGCACCCTCGGTGTCGTGGCCGGTGCGCTGGTCTTCTTCCCCCAGGGGATGCTGCTCACCGGAGTCCTGGTGATCACGGCATTCGTCTTCAGCGACCTGCTCGACGGCACCATGGCGCGGCTCTCGGGGAGGACCTCGAAGTTCGGCGCCTTCCTGGACTCGACGCTGGACCGGGTCGGCGACGGCGCGATCTTCGGCGGCCTGGTGCTCTACTTCGCCGGGCCGGGCGACGACACGCTCTACACGGCCCTGAGCCTGGTCTGCCTGGTGATGGGCAGCGTGACGTCCTACGCCCGCTCGCGTGCCGAGACCCTGGGCTTCGACGCCAAGGTCGGCATCGCCGAGCGCGCCGACCGGCTCGTGGCGATCCTGGTGGCGACCGGCCTCTCCGGCCTGCTCGACCTGCCGATCCTGCTGCACGTGACCCTGTGGGTGCTCGCAGCGGCCAGCACCATCACGGTCGGCCAGCGGATCTGGGCGGTTCGCACCCAGGCTCTCGCTGCCTGA
- a CDS encoding antibiotic biosynthesis monooxygenase, protein MFARSTTIQGEPSQLDAGIAYVRDDVYPMLQHMDGCLGLSLMVDREQGTCIATTSWQDEEALHGSFEDLAAVRSRATEIMGGKRQVEEWEIAAMHRDHLSAPGSCARAVWLRTNQTDLDHGIGIYRDVLLPMLRELPGFCSASLLVNRDTQRACATTSFASMETMAASREQAWAIRERGVRDAGVDVIDAAEFELVMAHLRVPSLV, encoded by the coding sequence GTGTTCGCACGCTCCACCACCATTCAGGGAGAGCCGTCCCAGCTCGACGCGGGCATCGCCTACGTCCGCGACGACGTCTACCCGATGCTCCAGCACATGGACGGCTGCCTCGGCCTGTCGCTCATGGTCGACCGCGAGCAGGGCACCTGCATCGCGACGACCTCGTGGCAGGACGAGGAAGCCCTCCACGGAAGCTTCGAAGACCTCGCCGCGGTTCGCTCCCGCGCCACCGAGATCATGGGCGGCAAGCGCCAGGTCGAGGAGTGGGAGATCGCGGCCATGCACCGTGACCACCTGTCCGCTCCCGGCTCCTGTGCTCGTGCCGTCTGGCTCCGCACGAACCAGACCGACCTCGACCACGGCATCGGGATCTATCGCGACGTCCTGCTGCCGATGCTGCGCGAGCTCCCGGGCTTCTGCAGTGCCAGCCTCCTGGTCAACCGGGACACCCAGCGCGCCTGCGCGACCACGTCGTTCGCCAGCATGGAGACGATGGCGGCCAGCCGTGAGCAGGCCTGGGCGATCCGGGAGCGCGGCGTACGTGATGCCGGTGTCGACGTGATCGACGCGGCCGAGTTCGAGCTGGTGATGGCCCACCTCAGGGTGCCGTCGCTCGTCTGA
- a CDS encoding acyltransferase family protein, with amino-acid sequence MARMDWMDTLRGGAVVGVVIMHAELSAVSATGHDLPLVHAFNHLLGDYRMPVLVLLSGVLVPRSVAKGFRSHLRGKVHHILWPYAVWVTFDLVHVFVDCLVLGKGLPWHLAAQVFYDPHTYLWFLAYLFCFHLLAGVLSLAGPLAPALAMPAVFWAHTQVDHSSAEKFLWLFGWFLVGDVLARLLTGRVPAPVVRVSRHLRVPALAAVGRSSLVYYASHMLVIVYAVPLLHAAGVTHPGVLWASAVAVALIVGRALAGVQHRPGWRWLFSWPRRQPAPARAVERQVALVP; translated from the coding sequence ATGGCACGGATGGACTGGATGGACACGCTTCGGGGCGGGGCCGTCGTAGGCGTGGTGATCATGCACGCCGAGCTGAGCGCGGTGTCGGCGACGGGGCACGACCTCCCGCTCGTCCACGCGTTCAACCACCTGCTCGGCGACTACCGGATGCCGGTGCTCGTGCTGCTCTCGGGTGTGCTCGTCCCGCGGTCGGTCGCGAAGGGCTTCCGCAGTCACCTGCGCGGCAAGGTCCACCACATCCTCTGGCCGTACGCCGTGTGGGTGACCTTCGACCTGGTGCACGTGTTCGTCGACTGCCTCGTCCTCGGCAAGGGACTGCCCTGGCACCTGGCAGCGCAGGTCTTCTACGACCCCCACACCTATCTGTGGTTCCTTGCCTACCTCTTCTGCTTCCACCTGCTCGCTGGCGTGCTGAGCCTGGCCGGTCCACTGGCGCCGGCGCTCGCGATGCCCGCGGTCTTCTGGGCGCACACCCAGGTCGACCACTCCTCGGCCGAGAAGTTCCTGTGGCTGTTCGGGTGGTTCCTGGTCGGTGACGTGCTGGCGCGGCTGCTGACCGGTCGCGTGCCGGCGCCGGTCGTCCGCGTGTCCCGGCACCTTCGCGTGCCGGCGCTCGCGGCGGTCGGCCGGAGCTCGCTGGTCTACTACGCCTCGCACATGCTCGTCATCGTGTACGCCGTCCCGTTGCTCCACGCCGCGGGCGTCACGCATCCGGGGGTGCTGTGGGCTTCGGCAGTGGCAGTGGCGCTCATCGTGGGGCGCGCCCTGGCAGGAGTGCAGCACCGGCCCGGCTGGCGCTGGCTGTTCAGCTGGCCGCGGCGGCAGCCCGCACCTGCGCGTGCCGTCGAGCGTCAGGTCGCGCTCGTGCCTTAG
- a CDS encoding inositol monophosphatase family protein yields the protein MDDLELAASLVRAAGTLAAQMRAGGQMDLDAEHKTSISDIVTAADHAAEALVVERLRALRPDDSIVGEEGAEHVGTSGRTWVIDPVDGTWNFFHGLDWWCSAIALTGPDDVILGAIHHPAGDATYAGGPGLPATRNGVPIPPLVDRPTESVGATTYLHPTSLGGEVASAFFRAAAQVATLRFLGSGSMDATAVAQGTIGVSFQHSVPDWDRLPGEAILRSLGGERVCVEAGGVTWNVMGLPTPVRDVAAALPG from the coding sequence ATGGACGACCTCGAGCTGGCTGCCTCCTTGGTGCGCGCGGCGGGCACCCTCGCTGCCCAGATGCGTGCCGGCGGCCAGATGGACCTGGACGCCGAGCACAAGACATCGATCTCCGACATCGTCACCGCCGCCGACCACGCCGCGGAGGCACTCGTGGTCGAGCGTCTCCGCGCGCTGCGCCCCGACGACAGCATCGTGGGGGAGGAGGGCGCCGAGCACGTGGGCACGTCGGGGCGGACCTGGGTGATCGATCCGGTCGACGGCACCTGGAACTTCTTCCACGGGCTCGACTGGTGGTGCTCCGCCATCGCGTTGACCGGCCCGGACGACGTCATCCTCGGCGCGATCCACCACCCCGCGGGGGACGCGACGTACGCCGGCGGGCCGGGGCTCCCGGCCACCCGCAACGGAGTGCCGATCCCGCCCCTGGTCGACCGGCCCACCGAGAGCGTCGGCGCGACGACGTACCTCCATCCGACGAGCCTGGGCGGCGAGGTGGCCAGTGCGTTCTTCCGGGCCGCCGCGCAGGTGGCGACACTCCGGTTCCTGGGCAGCGGGAGCATGGACGCGACCGCCGTGGCGCAGGGCACCATCGGGGTGAGCTTCCAGCACAGCGTGCCGGACTGGGACCGTCTGCCCGGTGAGGCGATCCTGCGCTCCCTCGGCGGCGAACGGGTCTGCGTGGAGGCCGGCGGTGTGACGTGGAACGTCATGGGCCTGCCCACGCCTGTTCGTGACGTCGCGGCGGCGCTGCCGGGATAG
- the ruvA gene encoding Holliday junction branch migration protein RuvA, with amino-acid sequence MIAHVRGTVADVSLTSAVLEVGGVGLELMCTPGTLATLRLGATATLPTSLVVREDSLTLFGFLDDDEKVCFELVQTASGVGPKLAQAILAVLGPDELRVAIAGEDVKTLTRVPGIGQKGAQRIILELKDRIGAPTGIGGRTAAPVVDAWRSQVADGLVGLGWSAREADRAVDEVAPQAGPSPDVAVLLRAALQMLRKA; translated from the coding sequence GTGATCGCACACGTCCGGGGCACGGTCGCCGACGTCAGCCTGACCAGCGCAGTCCTCGAGGTCGGCGGGGTCGGGCTCGAGCTCATGTGCACGCCCGGCACGCTGGCCACGCTCCGACTCGGTGCGACAGCGACCCTCCCGACGAGCCTGGTCGTGCGCGAGGACTCCCTGACCCTGTTCGGCTTCCTCGACGACGACGAGAAGGTCTGCTTCGAGCTGGTGCAGACGGCCAGCGGCGTCGGGCCCAAGCTGGCCCAGGCGATCCTGGCGGTGCTCGGTCCCGATGAGCTGCGCGTTGCCATTGCGGGGGAGGACGTCAAGACGCTCACTCGCGTGCCGGGCATCGGTCAGAAGGGCGCCCAGCGCATCATCCTCGAGCTCAAGGACCGCATCGGTGCGCCTACCGGCATCGGCGGTCGGACCGCCGCACCCGTTGTCGATGCGTGGCGCTCCCAGGTCGCCGACGGCCTGGTCGGGCTCGGCTGGTCGGCACGCGAGGCCGATCGCGCGGTGGACGAGGTCGCCCCGCAGGCCGGACCGTCTCCCGATGTCGCGGTGCTGCTGCGTGCCGCGCTGCAGATGCTGCGGAAGGCCTGA
- a CDS encoding WD40/YVTN/BNR-like repeat-containing protein — protein sequence MGSPNHLCAVLTATVVAVVLALGGCSSPDSSAPRAASSPAAVPTKFGTVLSHSAPQADVVFAVTDGVKGCPSCVSLWRRTSTASAWAPVATLPRPEKAGYDDGAGPFPPVNATALAMAPDGKHGYLAWDTDGLLATGDGGRTWLPVTGPDGARARGSAVIDGGQVLLSMLDDCGGADCADKLWRARLGSVDWQEVTVPLRTGEGLFDLRARAGALNGIAVSPEGESLLRSTDRGATWTRVTPEPNPCAGCSGTCTPYPTGTHATVARCMTGDSWTDVVRISTDGQPWRDLARPGVGEKHQVQWVVAVDDDQTFLLGTASGVLRVDAAGDLEGVVGLRRGGYPGAVGFVTAKVGHILGEDGQLTRSEDGGRTWVEIAPARTFGG from the coding sequence ATGGGGTCCCCGAATCACCTGTGTGCCGTGCTGACGGCCACCGTTGTCGCTGTGGTCCTGGCCCTGGGTGGATGCTCGTCTCCGGACAGCTCCGCCCCGCGTGCGGCGTCCTCGCCCGCGGCGGTGCCCACGAAATTCGGCACCGTGCTCAGCCACTCGGCACCGCAGGCCGACGTGGTCTTTGCGGTGACAGACGGGGTCAAGGGTTGCCCCTCCTGCGTGAGCCTGTGGCGTCGCACGAGCACCGCGAGCGCGTGGGCGCCGGTCGCGACGCTGCCCCGGCCGGAGAAGGCCGGGTACGACGACGGGGCGGGCCCGTTCCCGCCGGTCAACGCCACCGCTCTGGCGATGGCGCCTGACGGCAAGCACGGCTACCTCGCCTGGGACACGGACGGCCTGTTGGCCACCGGCGACGGGGGCCGCACCTGGCTCCCGGTCACGGGCCCCGACGGCGCCCGGGCCAGGGGGAGCGCCGTCATCGACGGCGGCCAGGTCCTGCTCTCGATGCTCGACGACTGTGGCGGCGCTGACTGCGCCGACAAGCTCTGGCGCGCCCGGCTCGGCAGCGTCGACTGGCAGGAGGTGACCGTGCCGCTGCGCACGGGAGAGGGTCTCTTCGACCTGCGCGCGCGGGCCGGGGCTCTCAACGGGATCGCGGTCAGTCCGGAGGGCGAGTCACTGCTGCGGTCGACCGATCGCGGTGCGACGTGGACGCGCGTCACGCCCGAACCCAACCCCTGCGCCGGCTGCAGCGGCACCTGCACGCCGTACCCCACGGGCACCCACGCCACCGTGGCGCGCTGCATGACCGGTGACTCCTGGACCGACGTGGTGCGCATCAGCACCGATGGCCAGCCGTGGCGCGACCTGGCCCGGCCGGGCGTGGGGGAGAAGCACCAGGTCCAGTGGGTCGTCGCCGTGGACGATGACCAGACGTTCCTGCTCGGCACCGCAAGCGGAGTGCTGCGCGTCGACGCAGCCGGCGACCTGGAAGGTGTGGTCGGGCTGAGGCGCGGCGGCTATCCGGGCGCCGTCGGGTTCGTCACGGCGAAGGTCGGCCACATCCTCGGCGAGGACGGTCAGCTGACCCGCAGCGAGGACGGCGGCCGCACCTGGGTCGAGATCGCGCCCGCCCGCACCTTCGGCGGCTGA
- the pdxT gene encoding pyridoxal 5'-phosphate synthase glutaminase subunit PdxT: MSSPTRDLTIGVLALQGDVREHRAMLESCGVATTGVRRASELAGLDGIVLPGGESTTMYKLARHFDLFEPLRAAIADGLPAFGTCAGMIMLADHIESGIAGQETLGGLDVVVRRNAFGRQVDSFEAVVEFTPSWAEKFTYPATFIRAPYVEKVGDGVEVVASISGAGAGDRIVAVRQGRLLATSFHPEITGDTRIHELFVELVRS; the protein is encoded by the coding sequence GTGAGCAGCCCCACCCGCGACCTGACCATCGGCGTCCTTGCCCTGCAGGGAGACGTCCGCGAGCACCGGGCCATGCTCGAGTCCTGCGGCGTCGCCACGACCGGCGTACGCCGTGCCTCCGAGCTGGCCGGCCTCGACGGCATCGTCCTTCCCGGTGGCGAGTCGACGACGATGTACAAGCTGGCGCGGCACTTCGACCTCTTCGAACCGCTGCGTGCCGCGATCGCCGATGGTCTGCCCGCCTTCGGGACGTGCGCGGGCATGATCATGCTGGCCGACCACATCGAGTCCGGCATCGCGGGCCAGGAGACCCTGGGGGGACTCGACGTCGTCGTGCGCCGCAATGCGTTCGGGCGCCAGGTCGACTCCTTCGAGGCAGTCGTGGAGTTCACGCCTTCGTGGGCAGAAAAGTTCACCTATCCCGCGACCTTCATCCGCGCGCCCTACGTCGAGAAGGTCGGCGACGGCGTCGAAGTCGTCGCCAGCATCAGCGGCGCCGGCGCGGGCGATAGGATCGTCGCGGTCCGACAGGGGCGCCTGCTCGCCACGTCGTTCCACCCCGAGATCACCGGTGACACCCGCATTCACGAGCTCTTCGTCGAGCTCGTCCGTTCGTAG
- a CDS encoding YebC/PmpR family DNA-binding transcriptional regulator, whose translation MSGHSKWATTKHKKAAIDAKRGKMFAKLIKGIEIAARMGGPDVAGNPTLFDAIQKAKKSSVPNDNIDRAVKRGGGLEAGGADYSTIMYEVYGPQGVAILVECLTDNKNRAAMEVRTAVTRNGGTMADPGSVSRLFNRKGVVIVAKEQPESAAEVDEDAVLEATLDAGAEDVNDLGEAFQVISEATDVVAVRTALQDAGLDYDSAEVEFVASMEIPVDAEAAEKVMKLVDVLEDLDDVQNVFSNVDISDDVLAELDA comes from the coding sequence ATGTCCGGCCACTCCAAATGGGCGACCACGAAGCACAAGAAGGCGGCGATCGACGCCAAGCGCGGCAAGATGTTCGCCAAGCTGATCAAGGGCATCGAGATCGCGGCCCGGATGGGTGGCCCCGACGTCGCGGGCAACCCGACCCTCTTCGACGCCATCCAGAAGGCGAAGAAGTCGTCGGTCCCCAACGACAACATCGACCGTGCGGTCAAGCGCGGTGGCGGCCTCGAGGCCGGCGGCGCTGACTACTCGACGATCATGTACGAGGTCTACGGCCCGCAGGGTGTCGCGATCCTGGTGGAGTGCCTGACCGACAACAAGAACCGTGCCGCGATGGAGGTCCGCACCGCGGTCACCCGCAACGGCGGCACCATGGCCGACCCCGGCTCCGTCTCGCGCCTGTTCAACCGCAAGGGCGTCGTGATCGTCGCGAAGGAGCAGCCCGAGAGCGCGGCCGAGGTCGACGAGGACGCCGTTCTCGAGGCCACGCTGGACGCCGGTGCCGAGGACGTCAACGACCTCGGCGAGGCCTTCCAGGTCATCTCCGAGGCGACCGACGTGGTCGCCGTGCGCACCGCGCTGCAGGACGCCGGCCTGGACTACGACTCGGCCGAGGTCGAGTTCGTCGCCAGCATGGAGATCCCGGTCGATGCCGAGGCAGCCGAGAAGGTCATGAAGCTGGTCGACGTCCTCGAGGACCTCGACGACGTGCAGAACGTCTTCTCCAACGTCGACATCTCCGACGACGTCCTTGCGGAGCTCGACGCCTGA
- the pdxS gene encoding pyridoxal 5'-phosphate synthase lyase subunit PdxS, with translation MTQQQPVQSTSAATGTSHVKRGMAEMLKGGVIMDVVNAEQAKIAEDAGAVAVMALERVPADIRAQGGVSRASDPDMIDSIIASVSIPVMAKARIGHFVEAQILQSLGVDYIDESEVLTPVDYENHIDKWAFTVPFVCGATNLGEALRRITEGAAMIRSKGEAGTGDASNAVTHMRTLRSQIRRLTTLAPDELYVAAKELQAPYELVAEVAQTGKLPVVLFTAGGIATPADAALMMQLGAEGVFVGSGIFKSGNPAQRAEAIVKATTFYDDADVIAKVSRGLGEAMVGINVDDIPVAHRLAERGW, from the coding sequence GTGACCCAGCAGCAGCCCGTTCAGTCCACCTCGGCCGCCACCGGCACCTCGCACGTGAAGCGCGGCATGGCCGAGATGCTCAAGGGCGGCGTGATCATGGACGTCGTCAACGCCGAGCAGGCCAAGATCGCCGAGGACGCCGGCGCCGTCGCGGTCATGGCCCTCGAACGGGTCCCGGCCGACATCCGCGCCCAGGGCGGCGTCTCGCGCGCCTCCGACCCCGACATGATCGACTCCATCATCGCCTCGGTCTCGATCCCGGTGATGGCCAAGGCCCGCATCGGTCACTTCGTCGAGGCCCAGATCCTGCAGTCCCTCGGTGTGGACTACATCGACGAGTCCGAGGTCCTCACCCCCGTGGATTATGAGAACCACATCGACAAGTGGGCCTTCACGGTCCCGTTCGTGTGTGGTGCCACCAACCTGGGTGAGGCGCTGCGCCGTATCACCGAGGGTGCGGCGATGATCCGCTCCAAGGGCGAGGCCGGCACCGGTGATGCGTCCAACGCGGTGACGCACATGCGGACCCTGCGCTCGCAGATCCGCCGCCTCACCACCCTCGCCCCCGACGAGCTCTACGTCGCCGCCAAGGAACTCCAGGCCCCCTACGAGCTCGTCGCCGAGGTCGCGCAGACGGGCAAGCTCCCCGTCGTGCTCTTCACCGCTGGTGGCATCGCCACCCCCGCGGATGCTGCGTTGATGATGCAGCTCGGTGCCGAAGGCGTCTTCGTGGGCTCCGGCATCTTCAAGTCCGGCAACCCCGCCCAGCGCGCCGAGGCGATCGTGAAGGCCACCACCTTCTACGACGACGCTGATGTCATCGCCAAGGTCTCCCGCGGACTGGGCGAGGCGATGGTCGGCATCAACGTCGACGACATCCCCGTCGCGCACCGCCTCGCCGAACGCGGCTGGTGA
- a CDS encoding DUF6891 domain-containing protein: protein MARRTPEEELRDYARLQVRSGLLTEAEQLAEVAEAVAAEMPGIDAAILARAWIAAARQELLAEQATWPETTDVDRLRAAFVECQQHGVKVLAGAEDHWAARKLLDNEGSSLQGVIWFLPTDVWHAIDNGMLELNLWHASGANAAPGDALLDGVLSCLTRHGLSAHFDEGRIEVVARWRRRLS from the coding sequence ATGGCACGTCGCACGCCTGAGGAGGAGCTGCGCGACTACGCGCGGCTCCAGGTGCGGTCGGGCCTGCTGACCGAGGCTGAGCAGCTCGCCGAGGTCGCCGAGGCGGTGGCGGCCGAGATGCCCGGCATCGATGCGGCGATCCTCGCTCGCGCGTGGATTGCTGCAGCCCGTCAGGAGCTGCTCGCCGAGCAGGCAACCTGGCCGGAGACGACCGATGTCGACCGCCTCCGGGCGGCCTTCGTCGAGTGCCAGCAGCACGGGGTGAAGGTGCTCGCAGGTGCCGAGGACCACTGGGCGGCGCGCAAGCTCCTCGACAACGAGGGCAGCAGCCTCCAGGGCGTCATCTGGTTCCTGCCGACGGACGTGTGGCACGCGATCGACAACGGCATGCTCGAGCTCAACCTCTGGCACGCGTCGGGCGCGAACGCCGCCCCCGGCGACGCCCTGCTCGACGGCGTACTCAGCTGCCTGACCCGCCACGGCCTCTCGGCGCACTTCGACGAGGGGCGCATCGAGGTCGTCGCGCGCTGGCGGCGGCGCCTCTCCTGA
- a CDS encoding DUF1801 domain-containing protein, giving the protein MTEVDAYLEGLPPVTAAVIRGYYDRARELVPEAEDGSKYAMACLTYRGRGLISVIRTEAGFSMFPFGSEPVALARPLLGGLPTTRGGVQFTADRLVPDAAYVLMVEWSRNHIDAALARRR; this is encoded by the coding sequence ATGACCGAGGTCGACGCGTATCTGGAGGGACTGCCTCCGGTGACCGCTGCGGTGATCCGCGGCTACTACGACCGCGCCCGCGAGCTGGTGCCCGAGGCGGAGGACGGCTCCAAGTACGCGATGGCCTGCCTGACCTACCGCGGTCGCGGCCTGATCTCGGTGATCCGCACGGAGGCCGGGTTCTCGATGTTCCCGTTCGGCTCGGAGCCGGTGGCGCTGGCGCGGCCACTGCTCGGCGGGCTGCCGACGACGCGGGGTGGCGTTCAGTTCACTGCGGACCGCCTCGTCCCGGACGCGGCGTACGTGCTGATGGTGGAGTGGTCCCGCAACCACATCGACGCCGCGCTGGCCCGTCGTCGCTGA